The proteins below come from a single Ictalurus punctatus breed USDA103 chromosome 29, Coco_2.0, whole genome shotgun sequence genomic window:
- the LOC108260699 gene encoding free fatty acid receptor 4-like: MLLLIEPTSHLLVQNFSYFSYFSELQHSYWFVPVIETMVLLILFLVSVVGNLGALILVIQKRRRANNTILTLNLFLADLLFVSTVPFVITVRWTKAWKLGSAACHLIMYFISMSGTVTITTLAAISIERLLAILKMETTPSLNPRWTLGVLLLIWFFCAVAMLPLSLFSRVIPVSSSQEGEMHICALIWPHLMGEVVWYVIFFAFGFLVPGFSIVISYTKILQIKQRCKRRLHMTTSQRQAQSSAVSKQDFKLFRTLLILMISFFIMWSPIFIFTFLIRIHNFQVHFPITSSMFVWVLTFTLANSALNPVLYSLCQLRHKWQRLCCATAVTTGQRAVTQ; encoded by the exons CCAACATTCATACTGGTTTGTACCAGTAATTGAGACCATGGTTCTACTGATCCTCTTTTTAGTCTCAGTGGTTGGTAACCTTGGTGCACTTATACTGGTCATCCAAAAGAGGCGGCGAGCTAACAACACCATCTTGACCTTGAACCTTTTTCTCGCGGACCTTTTGTTTGTCAGCACTGTCCCTTTTGTCATTACCGTGAGGTGGACCAAGGCATGGAAACTGGGCTCTGCTGCCTGCCATTTGATCATGTACTTTATCAGCATGAGTGGCACTGTTACCATCACCACGCTGGCCGCCATCAGTATCGAGAGACTGCTTGCAATCTTGAAGATGGAGACTACACCCAGCCTAAATCCAAGATGGACACTTGGAGTGCTGCTTCTTATCTGGTTCTTCTGTGCTGTTGCAATGTtacccctctctctattctccagGGTGATACCAGTCAGCTCCTCTCAAGAG GGAGAAATGCATATATGTGCTCTGATATGGCCACATTTAATGGGCGAGGTTGTGTGGTatgttattttctttgcatttgGCTTCCTGGTACCGGGTTTTAGCATTGTAATCAGTTACACCAAAATCTTACAG ATCAAGCAGCGTTGCAAAAGGAGACTTCACATGACCACTTCACAAAGACAAGCACAGTCAAGTGCAGTGTCTAAACAGGACTTCAAACTTTTCCGTACACTCCTTATTCTCATGATTTCCTTCTTCATCATGTGGAGTCCCATCTTTATCTTCACCTTTCTCATTCGTATACACAACTTCCAAGTCCATTTTCCCATAACCTCCTCCATGTTTGTGTGGGTGCTGACCTTTACCCTGGCTAACTCAGCCCTTAACCCTGTTCTCTACAGCCTTTGCCAGCTGAGGCATAAATGGCAAAGGCTTTGCTGTGCAACAGCAGTCACAACAGGTCAAAGAGCTGTTACTCAGTAA